The Panacibacter microcysteis DNA window AGTAATAGATTTCTCCAAAACGACCGCCAGGTACAATGTATGGAAAGGGTAACGGTATTAAGGAACTATATGCGTGGCTGGTTTGATCATCTGCGCTTCTTGTAAGTACGCTCCAAAGGTTATTGATATGTGCCGTTACGCTTTCTTCCCGTTTTGTATAATGTTGTTGTGGCGGTGTTGGTATGGAAAAGTTGCTTTTTATAAAAGCACCGAGATCGAAACCGGGATCATTTTTATGCAACTGGTATTTTATGTTGATTGCCTCGAGTGGTTGCTGCGTGGTGCAGTCGGTAAATGTTTTTCCGTCCGGGAATATTTGCTGCATTTGTACTGCATCAAAAAGTTCGTGGTACTGGTAAAGTTCTTTCTGTTTCATACATGTTTGCTTTACTGGTTAAACATGTTTCTCAAAGGCTGTCTGTACGCTATACTGCGCAGGCCTGCGGTTGGCAAATCTTGTGCTGCAGTATCGTTGTTGCCAAAAGTTGTACAGTACAAGTGAGTGACACAAGGGACGATGCCATAAAAAACCGCAGCCCGCCACCCATAAAAAAATCAATGCCCGCCACCCATATTTTTAAAATCTGCTGAGGCTGCGTTCTTTTTATGCAGCCTGTTGAAAATGATGATGCCGGCTATTAATATCACAATGGGAACAAGTGAAAAATAAAAAGCTGTTTGCCCACCAAAATGTTCAAAAATGTTGCCGGTTATCAGCGAACCGGAGGAGCCGCCCAGCGCAGAAAACAAAATGATAAGGCCGGCCATGATACCATGCTTTGGTTTTTCGAGCGAGCTGAGAACAATGGAATTAATAACAGGATATATTGGGGCAAGTACAAAGCCGATCAACGGGAAAATGAATGCAATCGAAGGCACATCGCGCAGCGCCGTTATTTTTGTTCCTTTAAACGTGCTGATAAACGTTTGAATAGCCGGCATAGCATACAATACCAGACAAGCCGCGGCAACAAGACAGGTTATCAGCCATGCAACCCAGCCGATTTTTTTAAGTATAATACCCGTTACAAACCTGCCAAATGCTATGGAACCTGCCAGAATACTGGCCATTTGAATGCTCAGTACATCGTTTAACTGTAATACCTCTTTATTGAATGTGGGCAGCCAGCTCATAATGCTTTGCTCAAGCAGTACATACATAAATGCACATAGAATAAAAACAAGCACAATAGGCGTAAACAGTAAGCGGAACATTCCGGCGAAGTTGTTAGCCGTTGTTTTATTCTTTTCATGCGCGGCAGATTCATCGAGCGGGGATGCGAGTAACAACAACAGTGCAAGCAGCGATATACCACCCAGCAGGTAGTAAACGTTGAGCCACTCTGTGGAAGCAGGGTTTGCTTTATTAATAAACAACGGAAAGATAAAATAACTGGCAACCACACCTACACCAAAAAATGATTCTACAAAGTTCATAATGCTCAGGTGTTCTTTCTCACTTTTAGTAATAAGACCAATAGAGCCATACACAGACATTTTAATAAGAGCAAAGCTTGAACCGATGGTTGCAAACAACAACTCTATCATAAAAATGCCTTTGGTAAACGGCATAATAAAACACAGCAGTGTTACTGCAGCCAAAGCAATGAGCATAGCTTTTTTATAACCAATTTTGGTAATGTAAGAAGTAACTACAAAAGACACAAAAGCAATGCTGAGGTCTTTAAAAGGTTCCAGCACTGCGGCCTGCGATTTAGAAATTTGATAGCTTGACTGTACGAGCAGTATTACGGTGCCCACGCTATTTAGTAAAATTGCAAACACAAAATAATTAAGGAAAAGAGAGAGTTTAATTTTCCAGTTATGCATAGCAATCGTTTGTGGTATACAAAGAGTTTACAAGATAGTTATTAAAGCAATATGTTGGGAATAGGTAACCGGCTGCAGGCCTTGTGGCATCGCCTGTTGCCACGCTCGGTTCAGGGTTCCGTTTTTATGGCGGCTGCAGCGTTGCGGTTTACACAGTGCCTGACCATAAAACCCGTTTATTGGCCGCGTTGGCAGTTGCTGCAATTGTTAAAGAACCATCAAACAACAAAAAAAATTTTGACAGGTGGATTTTGCTTTATTACTTTGAATTACAAAGTGCTTTTATGAGTGATCAAAATCATCATTTAAATACGCTGCAGGATATTAAGCAAATGATGGAACGCAGCAGCCGTTTTATAAGCCTTAGTGGTTTAAGCGGTATAGCTGCCGGCATATGTGCGCTTATTGGTGCATGGTTTGCGCATGGCATTATAGACAATAACCGCAGCAGTATTGCCAATCTTAAAACCATTCATCATAACGATGACAGCACCATATCGCTGGCGGCTTATATGGGCAACCCATTAATGCAGATAGCAGCACTTACTTTTCTTGCAGCCTTGGTACTGGCTTTTGCATTTACATACCTGCGCAGCAGGAAAACCAATACACCCATATGGGGCTCTACAGCAAGGCGGGTAATGATCAATGTAGCCATACCAATGATTGTTGGTGGTATATACCTGTTGAAACTGATTGAAAATGAAGCCTACGGGTATATAGCGCCGGGCTGTTTAATTTTTTATGGCCTGGCGGTGCTCAATGCCAGTAAATACACACTTCCTGAACTCCGGTATCTTTCATTCGGCTTACTCCTGTTGGGTATAATTAATCTGTGGTATGTAGGATATGGTATTTATTTTTGGGCAATGGGCTTTGGCGTATTGCATATCATTTACGGTGCAATCATGTGGTGGAAGTATGAAAGAAGCAGCGCATAAATAAAGGCACAAATAACGGTAGAGTAAATGAAAAATCCGATCGAAAATCTGAACAAAGCTTTTGATAGCCGTGTGCGCCTCGGCATAATGAGTGCTGTTATGGTAAATGCTGAAGTAAACTTTAACCAGTTGAAAGAATTGATACAGGTAACAGATGGTAACCTGGCAAGTCATCTGAAAGCTTTGGAAGAAGCAGGTTACATAAAGGTGAACAAAGGCTTTATAGGCCGCAAAACCAACACCACTTATACCGCAACAAAATCCGGCGAGAAGGCATTTAAGCAGCACCTCGATGCACTTGAGCAAATGATAAGAGCTACCAAATAATTTTTTTTACATATAAACTTTGAATTTCAAAGTGCTTTTAAAATACACCTATGCTGTCATCTCACTTATAGCAAGAATATGGTTATTTACTTCTTTGTGCTTTGGTGGTAGGCAGCGTGGCATTGTTTATTGTGCTGGCCATAGTAATGTATGCAAGCCGTAAAGTAAACTGGTATGGCAGTGATGCAATACCGCAGGAAATGGTGTAAGGCTTTTTTGTAGCCAGGCTGCAGAACAGGTATGAAGCATCCGTTGCGTCGCACTCTTGTACTGCTGAAGCATTGGTGAGCAGGTGCGCAGATCTGCATAGTAACGCAACATGTACTAACAAGTTAAAAATAAGTTTTAACCCGCTAAACTACCTGGAGAACGTTGACTTTGGGGAGAATCAAAGATTATGAGCAACCGGCAGTATGGCCTTGTACGGCTTCAACCCTTTTGCATGGTATATAAAAGCACGTTGTTTGCACCATGCTGCCATAAAAATATGCTGTACAAGAGTGCGACGCAAGGAACGGTGAAGAGTGCTGTACTGCCGGGCTCATAATTATCACTTCACATTTTTAAACAGTTAATAAAAACAACATGATCAAAGACGGCATTCATGTACGGTTTGTAATAACCGGAAAACGAAACACATTTTTAAAAGCATTTGTATATGCGTTTAATGGTATTGTTCATTTTTTTATGTATGACAGAAATGGAAGGTTTCATTTGGGAGCAGCGCTGGCTGCGGTTCTTGGTGGCTTTGCACTCAACATCAGTAATACCGAGTGGCTGATCATTTTGCTGTGCACAGGGCTGGTAATTGCGTTTGAGATGATCAATGCAGCCATTGAAAAGCTATGCGATGTGGTACACAGAGAATTTCATCCTGCCATAAAAATAATCAAAGACATGAGTGCGGGTGCAGTGCTCTGGGTTTCAATTATCAGTTTGCTGGTGGGTACTTTTATTTTCTTTCCTAAAATAATAATATTGTTATGATACGCAGATTAATCAATAAGTTTTCAGGCTTCGAGCAGATGATTTTTGTTTCGATGTGTTTTACGGTAAGTATGGTTGGCTTGCGCTATGCTTACACTGGTGAGAGGCTGTATTTCTTTTATCCGTGGAATCTTTTCCTGGCAACTGTGCCACTGTTATTCAGCAGGCGGCTTACAAAGTTTAAAAGGTTTAATTTCAAAGCGTGTATGATGCTGGGCTGCTGGCTGTTGTTTTTACCCAATGCACCCTATATTATTACAGATATTTTTCACTTTGAGGAAAGGCCGCTCATTCCTTTCTGGTTCGATCTGCTGATTGTTATTTCCGGTGCGTGGAATGGTATTGCACTTTGTATTACTTCATTACTGCAGGTAGAGCGGTTTCTTGTAAAACATATAAGGCCGATGTTTCACCTGCCGCTGACGATATTGCTTATTACGCTATGTAGTTATGGTATTTATCTGGGACGCTACAAGCGTTACAATAGCTGGAACATCATTACCAACCCTGGGGATATTGCACACACCATGCTAAGCCATGTAGCTGAGCCGGTAGAGCATATACAGGCGTGGATGTTTACCGTATCGTTTGCCATGCTGCTTGCGCTCATGTATTTTACGGTAAAGAAAATACCAGGCCTGGTGCGTGTGGAGAAAAGCTGAGTTACTTTAAGATAGAAAGTGGCCTTTTCAGGTATACAAAAGTCTCTTTGTAACATAACCATGTATAGAAAAAAGCCATGAAGGGAGTTACATATTCAACAATGTATATTACGCCTGGTGCTGAATTGAAAAAAAGACTAAGCCCTGCTATTATGTAGCTTATGTTATGATACCACCTTCTTACGGAGCCGCGTTTTATAAAGTAGCCGGACACTTCATGTGCAACCATGCTTACCAGGTGATAAAAACCGGTAATAAACAATGCCGCCAGCAGGTTGAGTTCAAAGCCATCTTTACTGGCAGCAACAAAAAAGAGGAACGTTACCATCAACAACAGCTGCAAAAAAAAGTCCACCTGTTTTATCAACTTCATATACCGTATTATACTTTCAGGAATTGATTTAAAATCTTATGCAAGACTGGTAAACCCGGCTTTGCCTTTATTTAAGGAGCTTTATAAAGTTGCTCCAGAACCAGTTCTCTTCGGCTTTTATAAGCACGTCCATTGATTTCTCTGCCTGGCCGGCAAATTTTTTGAGGTTATCAACGGTTTCGGAAAATGCTTTTACCTCGGGGTTACGCTTGTCTCCTTCTATGTCGCTTAGCTGGTTAAGCACTTTGACCATGGGGTCCAGTTCGCGCTTCTTTCGCTGGTACATAATTTTCGTGGCTACTTTCCAGATGTCTTTTTCTGCAGAGAAGTATTCCTTCCTGTCTCCCGGTACAATTACTTTTTCTACCAGCCCCCATTGTATCAGGTCGCGTATGTTCATATTGGCATTACCACGGCTGATGCTCAGCTCTTCCATGATATCATCCGTGCTCAGCGGTTTGCTGGCTACCAGCAACAGTGAATGTACCTGCGCCATTGTTCTGTTGATGCCCCATTGCGTGGCAAGTACGCCCCAGCTTTGAATGAATTGTTGTTTTGCTTCTGCAAGCTTCATGATGTAAAGCTAAACAGGTTTTCTGAATTTTCAAAAATTATTGAAAGATTATGCATTACTGTTCCGCGGGTTTACCGCTTTGCTATTATTGTTTCAGTGCTGAAGATTTGTGCCACCATAGTGAATGCATATTGAGCCAACAATCATGCACAGATACAAACATGTTACAGTTAATAAACTATGTTGTTTTAAAAAATTTTCTTTGGTTCATGTTATTATTACGAAAACATTTTTAACTTAACAACTTATATATAATTTTTAAAAAATTCCTCTCCCATGGCAAAAGCAAATAAAAAGAAAGCCGCCAAGAAAGCAGCCCCTAAAAAAGCTGCGAAGAAAGCTGCTCCTAAAAAAGTTGCTCCTAAAAAAGCAGCTCCAAAGAAAGCAGCAAAAAAGGCAGCACCTAAAAAAGCAGCAAAGAAGGCAGCGCCTAAAAAAGCTGCTCCCAAAAAAGCAGTAAAGAAGGCCGCTCCTAAAAAGGCTGCCAAAGCAGCGCCTAAAAAAGCAGCTCCTAAAAAGGCAGCAAAAAAGGCGGCTCCAAAGAAAGCAGCAAAAAAAGCGGCTGCTAAAAAAGTAACACCGCCACCAGCGCCGGCACCTGCACCAGAAGTAGTTGAAATGCCGGCAGAATCTACCAGCACTTCTGAAGAGGGTGGAGAAGCAATGCCATCTTAAACTTTTTCTCTATATAAAAAGCCGCAGTAATCACATACTGCGGCTTTTTATTTGGTAGCTATATGGTGCTAATGTTTATCGTAACAAATCACAAGGCTTTAAACCGGTGTGCTTTTTAAAAGCTGCTGAAAAGTGAGAGATAGAAGAGTAACCAAGCAGGGCAGAAACATCTGTAACACTCAATCCTTTTTCATACAACAGGTATTTGGCATGTTCCATACGTTGCTGCTGGTAAAAATCGAAAATCGTTGTACCAAAAATTTCCTTGAAACCCTTCTTCAGGTAACATTCATTCATGGCTACTTTACGGCTCAGTTCCTTTATGGTAATCGGATCACCGATGTGTTGCAGCAGTATTTCCCTTGCCTGGTAAATCCTGTCCCTGCCAGCTTCATCTGCCAGGAACTTACAAGTAAAGCCATCTTCTTTCTCATCAACCAGGCATTCCAGGCTATAAAGCAGTAACTCATGCACCTTGGCATTGACGAAAATATTTTCGAGGCTGCCGCTGTAGCTATGGTTCAGCAAGCCATCCAGGCTCATTCTTTTACGGTTACATACCGGGAAAATCTTTGTAAAGGAATTGGGATGTTTAAACGCAAGCACTTCATCTTTACGGTTACTCAGCTTTACATTATGTACAAACTGGTACAGGAAAGTAGAAGAAAAGTGAAACGAAAAAACATCTATACTATCGTGTTTACCGCTACAGTTATTGGTAGGCGTTTCATTACAATTGGCACAGCTCTTTTCAAAACAGTATTTATTGCCGCTGATGCAAAACCGTAACTCCAGGAAATTATCTTCCGGCCTTTTGGCATTGTAATGATATACCATCATACCCGTATCGTCACTCTTCCACTGGTCCTGCGGGTAATACCGGCGAATAACATATTGAATAGAACCTGGAATGAACTGCTCTTTCATGTGCAATAAATTCATTCCCGGGTCAATTGTATTGCGGTGGGCCACTTTTAATATATCTAATGCCTGTAACATCAACGGCAAAATTAATGTATCTACATTTAATTCCGGTGTTAAGGTTTGTCATGCCCTTGTAAAACAAATAAACCTCTATTTTTACCCCCAAACTTTTTACTTAATGGATGCAATTGTAAACGAGGTTACCAACCTGTTTGAACAACACTTTAACAAGCCCTGCACTGCAATTACCAAACTGCCCCAAAGCGGCAGCGACAGAACCTATTTCCGTGTATATGATGAAAACAACACATACATTGCCACCTATGGCCTCAATATAAAAGAGAACGATACGTTCATTTACTTCAGCCGGCACTTCGAAAGCAAAGACCTCCCTGTACCGCACATATACGCGGTAAATGAAGCAAAAACAATTTACATACAGGAAGACCTGGGAACAAACTCCCTGCTGAATAAACTGGAACAACATGGCCACAACGACCAAGTGTATGGCCTGTTTTGCAAAAGCCTTGATAAGCTTGCCCGCATACAGATCAAAGGGCACGAAGCGCTGGATTATGGCCGTTGTCTCACTGCCAAAGAGTTTGGCAGGCAGGCTATCATGAGCGACCTGCTATACTTTAAATATTATTTCCTGGATACATTGCAGCTTCCTTACGACAAACAGGCTATGCTCGATGATTTTGAAGCCCTTGGCAGCTACCTTACAAAAACGGAGTATAAATATTTTATGTTCCGCGATTTTCAAAGCCGTAATATTATCGTAAACAACGATGAGGTTTTCTTTATCGATTACCAGGGCGGCATGCAGGGTGCATTGCAATACGATGTTGCAAGCCTGCTCTGGCAGGCCAAAGCAGAACTGAGCAACGAGTGGAAAGACAGCCTGCTCAGTTATTACATGGACAGGATCGATGCGTTGCTTGACAAACCTGTAAACAGGCTCATCTTCACCAGCCAGTATAATGGTTACGTGCTTATCAGGCTTTTACAGGTATTGGGCGCATACGGCTTTCGTGGCTTGTTTGAAAGAAAGGCGCACTTCCTTGCCAGTATTCCCCTGGCATTAAAAAACCTCCGGTATTTTATGGCGCACCGGCAAACCGGCATTGCATTGCCTGAGTTTGACCGCATACTACACATTATTGTGGCAGACGACATTGCAGCCCGCTTTAAAACGGTGCAGGCAACTGAACAAACACCGCTTGTTGTAAAGATCAAAAGTTTCTCGTACAAGAAAGGAATACCGGAAGACAACAGCGGCAACGGTGGCGGCTTTGTATTCGATTGTCGCGGATTGCTCAATCCCGGCCGTTTTGCTGAGTACAAAACGTTATCAGGTAAAGACAAACGGGTAATGGATTTCCTGGAACAAAAAACCCGGATGACCACTTTTCTAAACAGTGTTTTCGATCTTGTAGATATCTCGGTTGAAGATTATATCACACGCAACTTTGAGAGCTTGTCTGTAAATTTTGGTTGTACCGGCGGCCAGCATAGAAGCGTGTATGCGGCAGAACAAACAGCCAGGCATCTTAAGAACAAATACAAGGTTAAGATAGAGCTGGAACATTGTAATGAACAAAACTGGGTACGCCCGCAGTAGTGATGAAATGATGTACCCGGCAGCATAACGGGTGGAATCGTTCCTTGCGTCGCACACTTGTACAATAAAACATTATTCAGCAGCTCCGGCGCCATCAGCATACGTAATGGCTGGCTGGCAATACAAATACCCCGCAAATAATTTTAAATAATGAAAGGAATGATATTGGCAGCAGGCCTCGGCACAAGGCTTAAACCATTTACAGATAAACACCCCAAGGCACTGGCTGTTATAAATAATAAAACACTCCTGCAACGTAATATTATGTACCTGCAGCAACACAACATTTACGATGTTGTTGTAAACGTACACCACTTTGCAGACCAGCTAACCGGCATAATAGCGCAACACCAGGGCTGGGGCAGCAATGTTGTAATAAGCGACGAAACAGACGCTGTACTGGAAACAGGCGGCGGTTTAAAAAAAGCAAGACCCTTTTTACAGGATGCGCAAACATTTGTACTGCTAAACTGCGATGTACTTACAGATCTCGACCTTTCAGCAATGATCAGCCTGCACAACGCTCAGCAGCCGCTGGCTACACTGGCAGTTACACGGCGTAAAACCTCCCGCTATTTTTTATTTGACGATCATAAAAGGCTATGTGGCTGGCGCAACGTTAACACCGGTGAAGAAAGAATTGCAAGACCCGCAGAAGTATTGCACCAAAAAGCGTTTAGCGGTATTCATGTGCTAAGCAACCGCATTTTCGATGTTATGCAGCAACAAGGCAAATTCTCTATGGTGGATGTATATCTTTCTCTTGCAGCATCAGAAAGAATACAGGCTTTCGATCATTCAGACAGTAAGTTTATAGACGTTGGTAAGCCCGAAAGCATTCAGCAGGCCGAAGCACTGTTTTTATAATGCCGCTACAAACTTGCAGCCACGCCGCTGACACGCAACGCAGCAGCCGCCATAAAAGTGGAACGCACAAGTGAGTGACACAACAGGTGATGCCATGCAAAACCACAGCTTACCCACAAATACTGCTGCTTTAAATAAACAGCAGGCGATAATTATCAGTTAGTGCTTGCAGCAAAGCGCCTTTGCCTGTACATTTGATCAAATCTTTTGTGTACATGCTATCAAAACTTCCGGATGTTGGTACAACCATTTTTACTGTTATGAGCCAGCTTGCGCTGGAGCACCAGGCAATCAATCTCGGGCAGGGTTTTCCCGATTTTCCCATGAGCAGCGAGCTTACCAATCTTGTAAACAAAGCCATGCAGGACGGGCACAACCAGTATGTACACATGAATGGACTGCCATTGCTTACGCAGCGTATTGCCGCTAAAATTGAGAAACTGTACCACACCGCTGTAGATGCTGCAAGCCAGGTTACAGTTACACCCGGCGGTACGTATGCAATTTACACGGCTCTTACAACCATACTGCATGCAGGCGATGAAGTGATTGTATTTGAGCCGGCTTACGACAGTTATATTCCCAACATAGAGATCAATGGTGCCAAAGCCATAAGAATATCATTACAGTTTCCTGCTTACAACATTCCGTGGCATGAAGTAAGGCAACAGGTTTCTCCACGCACAAAAGCGATCATTATTAACTCGCCACACAACCCTACCGGTGCCGTACTTACTGCTGCTGACATGCAGGAGCTACAGGCAATTGCCGAAGCGCATGATCTCTACATTATAAGCGATGAAGTATATGAGCACCTTGTGTTTGATGGCATAGAACACCAAAGCATACTACGCTATCCTGCATTGCTGCAGCGGGCATTTGTATGCTTTTCGTTTGGCAAAACATACCATTGCACCGGCTGGAAGATCGGTTATTGCGTAAGCGCCCCGGCACTGATGAAAGAGTTTAGAAAAGTACACCAGTTTAATTGTTTCTCCTGCAATGCACCGGTACAATATGCATTGGCGGAGTACCTGTTAAACGAAGATGCATACTTGCAACTCGGTTCGCAAATGCAGCAAAAACGAGACTATCTCAGAACGTTGATGGCGGCTACACCTTTTGAACTGATACCCTCTCACGGAAGTTATTTTGAATGCTACAGCTACGCGGCCATAAGTAATGAAAGCGATAAAGATTTTGTGATGCGCCTAACAAAAGAAAAAGGCGTGGTGGCCATTCCGCTGAGTGCTTTCTACAAAGAGGCTACAGACAATAAGGTGGTGCGTTTCTGTTTTGCAAAAAAAGCTGAAACATTGAAAACAGCCGTTGAAAAACTGATGCACTAAGCAGCTGCACTTCGTGGCATCGCCTGTTGTGTCACTCACTTCTGCGTTCCTCTTTTATGGCAGCTTTGGCGATCAGCAAATAATCCCGTGGCCAAACATTTCATACAACTATATCAGAATGCTTCAATCTGCTATGCTGCACTATGCTTTAGCTTTAGAAGCTAAACTGGTTTAATTTACACGTCTAAAATATGTTGCCGTGAAAAAAAACGCTTTGCTTCTTTTGCTGGCTCTAACCTGTGTGTTCCGGGCGCATGCCTATGTGGCCTTACAGCCTGTAAATCTTACCTGTGAATATATTGAGAACCCGCTGTGTATAGATATTGCGAACCCACGTTTTGCATGGACATTCAACAGCACGGAAAGAAATGCGCTGCAAACGGCTTATGAAATTATTGTAAGTAAAACACCTGCAGACGTTGAGCACGGTAAAGCCACAGAGTGGTCTACAGGAAAGATCGCTTCATCTGACAATATACAAATTGAATATGCAGGTGCCCCTCTTACGTCTTTTACAAAATATTACTGGCGTGTAAGGGTGTACGATCAAAACGGTACAGCATCAGCATGGAGTGCTGTAAACATCTTTGAAACGGCCATGCTTTCACCAGCAGACTGGACGGCAAAATGGATCAGTGATGGCTCCAGGAATCCTGCACGTGACGAAGACCGCTTTAAGGAAGATCGGATGCCACTGTTTAGGAAAACATTTAAAGGCAGTAAAAAAATAATTGCAGCAAAATTATACATAAGCGGGCTGGGTTATTATGAAGCATATTTAAACGGCCGTAAAGTGGGGAACCATGTGCTCGACCCTGGCTTTACCACTTATAAAAAAGAGGTACTGTATGCGGTATATGATGTGACCCCTATGGTACAGCAAGGCATAAACGTTGCAGCAATCGCGCTCGGTGCAGGATGGTGGAACCCTTTACCAATAAAATTCTTCGGCCGCTGGGACCTGCGTGATTACCAGCAGACAGGCAGGCCCTGCGTAAAAGCAGAAGTACATATTACTTACAAAGACGGTTCCGTTGATAAAATCGTTACTGATGAATCGTGGCTTACAGCTCCCGGGCCTGTAACGCACAACAATGTTTACCTCGGTGAAAAATATGACGCCCGCCTGGAGCAGCCCGGCTGGAACACTTTACAGGCTGATAAAACAGCATGGAAGCAGGCTGTGCAGGTGAATGGCCCTGATGGCACATTAAAAGCGCAAATGCAGCCTGCAATACAGGTAACAAAAACGATTAAGCCGGTAAAAATATATGAACAGGGCAAAGACACTTTTATAGTAGATATGGGGCAAAATTTTGCTGGTGTTGTAAGAATACATGTAACCGGTAACGAGGGAGACAAAATTACCATGCGCTTTGGTGAGGATGTATACACGAATGGTTCACTGAATTACATGACATCTGTAATGACACAAATAAAAAAAGGCGCTATCAAGGCCCCACCTGGTGCCCCTGAAACAGCGTGGCAGGAAGACGGCTATATACTGAAGGGAGGAGCGACAGAATCATGGAACCCGCACTTTACTTTTCACGGCTTTCGTTACGTGGAAGTAACAGGCTGGCCCGGTACACCAACCATAGAAAACTTCGAAGGTTTACGCATGAACAGTGCAGTGAATGTAAACGGAACATTCAGTTGTTCGAATGAACAGTTCAACACGTTGCACGAAGTAATACAATGGACATTTCTTAGCAACATATTCAGTGTGCAGTCAGATTGCCCTGCACGTGAAAA harbors:
- a CDS encoding MFS transporter, which translates into the protein MHNWKIKLSLFLNYFVFAILLNSVGTVILLVQSSYQISKSQAAVLEPFKDLSIAFVSFVVTSYITKIGYKKAMLIALAAVTLLCFIMPFTKGIFMIELLFATIGSSFALIKMSVYGSIGLITKSEKEHLSIMNFVESFFGVGVVASYFIFPLFINKANPASTEWLNVYYLLGGISLLALLLLLASPLDESAAHEKNKTTANNFAGMFRLLFTPIVLVFILCAFMYVLLEQSIMSWLPTFNKEVLQLNDVLSIQMASILAGSIAFGRFVTGIILKKIGWVAWLITCLVAAACLVLYAMPAIQTFISTFKGTKITALRDVPSIAFIFPLIGFVLAPIYPVINSIVLSSLEKPKHGIMAGLIILFSALGGSSGSLITGNIFEHFGGQTAFYFSLVPIVILIAGIIIFNRLHKKNAASADFKNMGGGH
- a CDS encoding winged helix-turn-helix domain-containing protein yields the protein MKNPIENLNKAFDSRVRLGIMSAVMVNAEVNFNQLKELIQVTDGNLASHLKALEEAGYIKVNKGFIGRKTNTTYTATKSGEKAFKQHLDALEQMIRATK
- a CDS encoding diacylglycerol kinase family protein, yielding MIKDGIHVRFVITGKRNTFLKAFVYAFNGIVHFFMYDRNGRFHLGAALAAVLGGFALNISNTEWLIILLCTGLVIAFEMINAAIEKLCDVVHREFHPAIKIIKDMSAGAVLWVSIISLLVGTFIFFPKIIILL
- a CDS encoding DUF1361 domain-containing protein, with the protein product MIRRLINKFSGFEQMIFVSMCFTVSMVGLRYAYTGERLYFFYPWNLFLATVPLLFSRRLTKFKRFNFKACMMLGCWLLFLPNAPYIITDIFHFEERPLIPFWFDLLIVISGAWNGIALCITSLLQVERFLVKHIRPMFHLPLTILLITLCSYGIYLGRYKRYNSWNIITNPGDIAHTMLSHVAEPVEHIQAWMFTVSFAMLLALMYFTVKKIPGLVRVEKS
- a CDS encoding GbsR/MarR family transcriptional regulator, which translates into the protein MKLAEAKQQFIQSWGVLATQWGINRTMAQVHSLLLVASKPLSTDDIMEELSISRGNANMNIRDLIQWGLVEKVIVPGDRKEYFSAEKDIWKVATKIMYQRKKRELDPMVKVLNQLSDIEGDKRNPEVKAFSETVDNLKKFAGQAEKSMDVLIKAEENWFWSNFIKLLK
- a CDS encoding helix-turn-helix domain-containing protein, giving the protein MLQALDILKVAHRNTIDPGMNLLHMKEQFIPGSIQYVIRRYYPQDQWKSDDTGMMVYHYNAKRPEDNFLELRFCISGNKYCFEKSCANCNETPTNNCSGKHDSIDVFSFHFSSTFLYQFVHNVKLSNRKDEVLAFKHPNSFTKIFPVCNRKRMSLDGLLNHSYSGSLENIFVNAKVHELLLYSLECLVDEKEDGFTCKFLADEAGRDRIYQAREILLQHIGDPITIKELSRKVAMNECYLKKGFKEIFGTTIFDFYQQQRMEHAKYLLYEKGLSVTDVSALLGYSSISHFSAAFKKHTGLKPCDLLR
- a CDS encoding RapZ C-terminal domain-containing protein, whose product is MDAIVNEVTNLFEQHFNKPCTAITKLPQSGSDRTYFRVYDENNTYIATYGLNIKENDTFIYFSRHFESKDLPVPHIYAVNEAKTIYIQEDLGTNSLLNKLEQHGHNDQVYGLFCKSLDKLARIQIKGHEALDYGRCLTAKEFGRQAIMSDLLYFKYYFLDTLQLPYDKQAMLDDFEALGSYLTKTEYKYFMFRDFQSRNIIVNNDEVFFIDYQGGMQGALQYDVASLLWQAKAELSNEWKDSLLSYYMDRIDALLDKPVNRLIFTSQYNGYVLIRLLQVLGAYGFRGLFERKAHFLASIPLALKNLRYFMAHRQTGIALPEFDRILHIIVADDIAARFKTVQATEQTPLVVKIKSFSYKKGIPEDNSGNGGGFVFDCRGLLNPGRFAEYKTLSGKDKRVMDFLEQKTRMTTFLNSVFDLVDISVEDYITRNFESLSVNFGCTGGQHRSVYAAEQTARHLKNKYKVKIELEHCNEQNWVRPQ
- a CDS encoding nucleotidyltransferase family protein translates to MKGMILAAGLGTRLKPFTDKHPKALAVINNKTLLQRNIMYLQQHNIYDVVVNVHHFADQLTGIIAQHQGWGSNVVISDETDAVLETGGGLKKARPFLQDAQTFVLLNCDVLTDLDLSAMISLHNAQQPLATLAVTRRKTSRYFLFDDHKRLCGWRNVNTGEERIARPAEVLHQKAFSGIHVLSNRIFDVMQQQGKFSMVDVYLSLAASERIQAFDHSDSKFIDVGKPESIQQAEALFL
- a CDS encoding methionine aminotransferase, which translates into the protein MLSKLPDVGTTIFTVMSQLALEHQAINLGQGFPDFPMSSELTNLVNKAMQDGHNQYVHMNGLPLLTQRIAAKIEKLYHTAVDAASQVTVTPGGTYAIYTALTTILHAGDEVIVFEPAYDSYIPNIEINGAKAIRISLQFPAYNIPWHEVRQQVSPRTKAIIINSPHNPTGAVLTAADMQELQAIAEAHDLYIISDEVYEHLVFDGIEHQSILRYPALLQRAFVCFSFGKTYHCTGWKIGYCVSAPALMKEFRKVHQFNCFSCNAPVQYALAEYLLNEDAYLQLGSQMQQKRDYLRTLMAATPFELIPSHGSYFECYSYAAISNESDKDFVMRLTKEKGVVAIPLSAFYKEATDNKVVRFCFAKKAETLKTAVEKLMH